The Diorhabda sublineata isolate icDioSubl1.1 chromosome 6, icDioSubl1.1, whole genome shotgun sequence genome includes a window with the following:
- the LOC130445022 gene encoding NADH dehydrogenase [ubiquinone] 1 alpha subcomplex subunit 8, with the protein MGITDDVTLPTEEELTVQEVPLSGPALKAGAFHLGKTCEWENNEFILCRNELNDPRACINEGKAVTSCALNFFRKVKATCADEFMQYVNCLDKSSPDQALVPCRKTQAVFDKCIKDNLGLDRPPYDYFARVHVHKTERPRPEKEGKTVYEDATPGLPPDVPKPEAKYGSRYLFMW; encoded by the exons atggGTATTACGGACGATGTAACTCTTCCCACCGAAGAAGAACTGACCGTTCAAGAAGTACCCTTATCAGGCCCCGCTCTTAAAGCGGGTGCTTTTCATTTAGGAAAAACTTGCGAATGGGAAAATAAT gaGTTCATTTTGTGTCGTAACGAGTTAAATGATCCTAGAGCATGCATTAATGAAGGCAAAGCTGTTACCAGCTGtgctttgaattttttcagaaaagttAAAGCAACCTGTGCTGATGAATTCATGCAATATGTAAACTGCCTCGATAAATCTAGTCCAGACCAAGCTCTTGTACC tTGTAGAAAAACTCAAGCAGTTTTCGATAAATGCATAAAGGATAATTTAGGTTTGGATAGACCTCCTTATGATTATTTTGCTCGAGTTCATGTTCACAAAACTGAAAGACCCAGACCAGAAAAAGAAGGTAAAACTGTATATGAAGATGCTACTCCTGGTCTTCCTCCAGATGTTCCTAAACCAGAAGCTAAATATGGATCACGTTATTTGTTTATGTGGTAA